Proteins encoded by one window of Mycolicibacterium cosmeticum:
- a CDS encoding helix-turn-helix domain-containing protein, translating into MAATLKHLCQGKMPSGLSQANLYRFTEAKATPNIETVYELAKVLNVSPREFLPDRILD; encoded by the coding sequence TTGGCGGCCACGTTGAAGCACCTGTGCCAGGGAAAGATGCCCTCCGGGCTGTCGCAGGCCAATCTGTACAGATTCACCGAGGCAAAGGCCACCCCGAATATCGAGACCGTCTACGAGCTCGCCAAAGTGCTCAACGTGTCCCCCCGGGAGTTCCTGCCCGATCGAATCCTCGATTAG
- a CDS encoding RES family NAD+ phosphorylase yields the protein MTARLPGPPQTTEMRAIGMRDEECRTVPTGETWWRVHRTTGTHVLGWNAFREHGPHLRFDPHPPPARDHDGIGVWYAASEPLSALAEAFQADRTIDRFRGSPYLTAVRFKRDLTLLDLAADSAGAWPTRAGGTFALSTGPHSITQRWARRITEAFPDLDGLHYNSRFAGQPCIVLFTPAATAMPARPTLSLPLTHPGLTTRIAAAAKRLGYLTI from the coding sequence ATGACCGCACGCCTACCCGGCCCGCCTCAAACCACCGAGATGCGCGCTATCGGCATGCGCGACGAGGAATGCCGCACGGTCCCTACCGGCGAGACCTGGTGGCGAGTCCACCGCACTACCGGCACTCACGTGCTGGGTTGGAACGCCTTCCGCGAGCACGGACCACACCTTCGGTTCGACCCCCACCCCCCACCCGCTCGCGACCATGACGGGATCGGCGTCTGGTACGCCGCTTCCGAGCCGCTGTCCGCGCTGGCCGAAGCCTTCCAAGCCGACCGAACCATCGACCGGTTCCGCGGTAGCCCCTACCTCACCGCGGTGCGGTTCAAACGCGACCTCACGCTGCTCGATCTCGCCGCCGACAGCGCTGGCGCCTGGCCCACCCGAGCTGGCGGCACCTTCGCGCTGTCCACCGGCCCGCACTCCATCACCCAACGCTGGGCCCGACGCATCACCGAGGCCTTCCCCGATCTCGACGGTTTGCACTACAACAGCCGCTTCGCCGGCCAACCCTGCATCGTCCTGTTCACCCCCGCGGCTACCGCGATGCCAGCACGCCCAACACTGTCGCTCCCTTTGACTCACCCCGGGTTGACGACCCGCATCGCCGCCGCCGCTAAGCGACTCGGCTACCTCACGATCTGA
- a CDS encoding TnsA-like heteromeric transposase endonuclease subunit, producing MRIHLRVKGQETPLAIPIGDIEPEAVNGAPPWRSSRWFFGHEYHSGAYYSATTSTQVIYETRLQLRRLILADFDPSVTFVVAQPFQLHAMVDGAHRRYVPDYFLTTTNGPVVLDVAPSDRRSTPRSRDTYSWMRKALATRQWTLNVVSEPPPTFFHNVHMLAGYRRCPLTLRTALQQLRSLNLIGMTVGEALARVTGERSTAYAALMHLLWTHHVSVDLNARIRDDTTLGAANRCDDDRPSESATNLRRNPKGNTHE from the coding sequence GTGCGGATTCATCTGCGCGTGAAGGGCCAAGAGACACCGTTGGCCATTCCGATCGGCGACATCGAACCTGAGGCAGTGAATGGCGCACCGCCGTGGCGCAGCTCGCGATGGTTCTTTGGCCACGAGTACCACTCGGGCGCCTACTATTCGGCGACGACATCAACACAGGTAATCTACGAGACCCGCCTGCAGCTACGGCGGCTCATACTCGCCGACTTCGACCCATCGGTGACTTTCGTTGTGGCTCAGCCTTTTCAGCTCCACGCCATGGTGGATGGCGCGCACCGACGCTACGTCCCCGACTATTTCCTCACAACAACGAACGGACCTGTCGTGCTCGACGTCGCACCCTCCGATCGACGCTCAACGCCTCGGTCACGCGACACCTACTCCTGGATGCGCAAAGCACTGGCAACGCGTCAATGGACGCTGAATGTCGTCAGCGAACCACCACCCACGTTCTTCCACAACGTGCACATGCTCGCCGGCTACCGAAGGTGCCCGCTGACACTGCGCACCGCGCTGCAACAGTTACGCTCTCTCAACCTTATTGGCATGACCGTCGGTGAAGCCCTGGCCCGTGTCACCGGAGAACGCAGTACCGCATACGCCGCTCTGATGCACCTACTGTGGACTCACCATGTGTCTGTCGACCTGAACGCGCGCATCCGCGACGACACCACGCTCGGAGCCGCCAACCGCTGCGATGACGACCGTCCGAGTGAATCGGCAACGAATTTGAGGCGCAACCCGAAGGGAAACACTCATGAATGA
- a CDS encoding TniB family NTP-binding protein, translated as MNDMQNLSIGTKEGWQKVIEAPPRQRPAVLTLRKIQRMSQSEQARYNKERRLWHANMGVLRTPALRALHEQLWDTIGSNAQDGARAKGAVALEGDSNLGKSTAVELFAKDFHLREIEENGALTDDGHERHPVVRVTLSGNPTIRDLNGSLLYYFNHAGRLRGSAGDFARRALDVFLDCEVRLLIIDDLHFLRWESADGTKVSNQLKYLANDFPISMLLVGVGLTDLGLYKQGRTFGKAVLGPTARRTTSCVLNPFRYKESDHRREWRTVLRAVERSLVLPNHVDGTLSRSLSEYLFERSTGYMGSLISLITRGCARAVRTGEEALTEGLLDQVRIDVAAEAERKQTAKLLRDCYPH; from the coding sequence ATGAACGACATGCAGAACCTCAGTATCGGCACCAAGGAGGGATGGCAGAAGGTCATCGAGGCCCCGCCCCGGCAACGGCCGGCAGTGCTGACGCTGCGAAAGATCCAGCGAATGAGTCAATCTGAGCAAGCTCGCTACAACAAGGAGCGGCGGCTGTGGCACGCCAACATGGGGGTATTGCGCACCCCGGCCCTCAGGGCGCTTCACGAGCAGCTGTGGGACACGATTGGCAGCAATGCACAGGACGGTGCCCGTGCTAAGGGCGCGGTCGCTCTCGAAGGGGACTCGAACCTCGGCAAGAGCACCGCGGTGGAACTGTTCGCCAAAGACTTTCACCTGCGAGAAATCGAGGAGAACGGTGCACTCACCGACGACGGGCATGAACGGCACCCCGTGGTACGCGTCACCCTCAGCGGCAACCCGACCATCCGCGATCTCAACGGGTCACTGCTGTACTACTTCAATCATGCGGGGCGGCTGCGGGGCAGCGCCGGCGATTTCGCCCGGCGCGCGCTCGATGTCTTCCTCGACTGTGAGGTACGGCTGCTGATCATCGACGACTTGCATTTCCTGCGGTGGGAATCGGCCGACGGAACGAAGGTTAGTAATCAGTTGAAGTATCTGGCGAATGATTTCCCGATCAGCATGCTGCTGGTCGGGGTCGGGCTGACCGACCTGGGTCTCTATAAGCAGGGTCGCACCTTCGGCAAGGCGGTCCTCGGACCGACCGCGCGGCGGACCACAAGTTGCGTGCTGAACCCGTTCCGCTACAAAGAATCCGATCATCGGAGGGAGTGGCGCACGGTGCTGCGAGCCGTCGAGCGCAGTCTGGTGTTGCCCAATCACGTGGACGGGACGTTGTCGCGGTCGTTGAGTGAGTACTTGTTTGAGCGAAGCACCGGGTACATGGGTTCGTTGATCAGTCTGATCACCCGCGGGTGCGCACGTGCGGTCCGGACTGGTGAGGAGGCACTCACTGAGGGGCTGCTGGACCAGGTGCGGATCGACGTGGCCGCCGAGGCCGAGCGCAAGCAGACGGCGAAGCTGCTGCGGGACTGCTACCCCCACTGA
- a CDS encoding helix-turn-helix domain-containing protein, whose protein sequence is MPTQPSRHDPRRIESWERRRQAVGGAIRRLRKERGLTQEQLADRSGVDRTVLIDVELGRQGLLYERLFDIAEALELPVVDLFADA, encoded by the coding sequence ATGCCGACCCAACCGAGCCGACACGATCCCCGCCGTATCGAGAGTTGGGAGCGCCGCCGCCAGGCTGTCGGGGGAGCCATCCGCCGGCTGCGCAAGGAGCGCGGGTTAACCCAGGAGCAGCTTGCCGACCGTAGCGGGGTGGACCGGACGGTGCTGATCGACGTCGAGTTGGGGCGCCAAGGGCTGTTGTACGAGCGGTTGTTCGACATCGCGGAGGCCTTGGAGCTGCCGGTGGTCGATCTGTTCGCCGACGCATGA
- a CDS encoding TnsA-like heteromeric transposase endonuclease subunit, whose protein sequence is MTTKLRTTLSVPEPGDMTLDIRLQSEKVVRVAATRVKPAMLDEALPWRTFRMYYGQPHYSGTYWCATENSTVIHESRLELSRLILADFDAKVSHIVAQPFLLRAKVDGTRRRHIPDYFLNTCDGPVVVAVKPRDQLDKPKNIDTFAWVRRAIEFMGWRFEIASETEPVLMENVRFLAGYRRSRYVNTDALKELRGLDLHNVSFGDALRQVRHTPAPLARSALLHMLWSHEVSTDLNAVLTDRSILIARSAS, encoded by the coding sequence GTGACTACCAAACTGCGAACAACGTTGTCGGTGCCTGAGCCTGGCGACATGACACTGGATATTCGGCTGCAGTCGGAAAAGGTTGTCCGCGTAGCGGCGACGAGGGTGAAGCCGGCCATGCTGGATGAGGCGTTGCCGTGGCGGACGTTCCGCATGTACTACGGCCAACCGCATTACTCGGGCACATACTGGTGCGCGACCGAGAACAGCACGGTCATCCATGAGTCGCGTCTGGAGCTGTCTCGCCTCATTTTGGCCGACTTTGACGCGAAGGTGAGCCACATTGTGGCGCAACCCTTCCTTCTGCGCGCGAAAGTCGACGGGACACGCCGACGGCACATTCCCGACTACTTCCTCAACACCTGTGACGGCCCTGTCGTGGTTGCAGTGAAACCACGCGACCAACTCGACAAGCCCAAGAACATCGACACATTTGCCTGGGTGCGCCGCGCAATCGAATTCATGGGTTGGCGCTTCGAGATCGCCAGTGAGACAGAGCCGGTGCTGATGGAGAACGTCCGGTTCCTAGCCGGGTACCGACGGTCCCGCTACGTCAATACCGACGCCTTGAAAGAACTACGCGGACTGGACTTGCACAACGTGTCGTTCGGCGACGCGCTTCGACAGGTGAGGCATACCCCGGCTCCGTTGGCGCGATCAGCGTTGCTGCACATGTTGTGGAGTCACGAAGTTTCAACCGATCTTAACGCTGTTCTCACCGACCGGAGCATTCTCATCGCTAGGAGCGCATCATGA
- a CDS encoding cadmium resistance transporter, producing MIVSSVLPAIGLFIVTNIDDIIVLSLFFARGAGQRGTTARITAGQYLGFAGILVAAVLVTLGAGAFLPPEVMPYFGLIPLALGLWAAWGAWRGNDDDDDDDKVAGKNVGVLTVAAVTFANGGDNIGVYVPVFLSVGPAAVVAYCIVFLALVAVLVLAARFVATRRPIAEVLERWEHVLFPIVLIGLGIFILVSGLAFED from the coding sequence ATGATCGTGTCGTCGGTTCTGCCCGCCATCGGCCTGTTCATCGTCACCAACATCGACGACATCATCGTGCTCTCGCTGTTCTTCGCCCGCGGCGCGGGACAACGCGGCACCACGGCCCGGATCACCGCAGGCCAATACCTGGGATTTGCGGGGATTCTGGTCGCGGCGGTGCTGGTGACACTGGGTGCTGGAGCGTTCCTTCCCCCAGAGGTCATGCCGTACTTCGGGCTCATACCCCTGGCCCTGGGCTTGTGGGCGGCATGGGGCGCCTGGCGTGGCAACGATGACGATGACGACGACGACAAGGTGGCCGGCAAGAACGTCGGTGTCTTAACCGTCGCAGCAGTCACCTTCGCCAATGGCGGGGACAACATCGGGGTCTACGTTCCGGTCTTTTTGAGCGTGGGACCTGCGGCCGTGGTGGCCTACTGCATCGTCTTCCTCGCCCTCGTTGCGGTCCTCGTCCTCGCTGCCCGATTCGTCGCCACCCGCCGCCCGATCGCCGAAGTCCTCGAACGCTGGGAACACGTCCTGTTCCCGATCGTCTTGATCGGACTGGGAATCTTCATCCTGGTCAGCGGCCTCGCCTTTGAAGACTAG
- a CDS encoding type II toxin-antitoxin system Phd/YefM family antitoxin: MEPIEVGDVGPRAADLVGRAAAGEEFVITDAGRPVARLIPLMPHIWRPWSEIAGLFAGPGEPRRQVERDAISDSLCDPWDRTTDR, encoded by the coding sequence ATGGAGCCCATCGAAGTTGGCGACGTGGGCCCGCGAGCAGCTGATCTCGTCGGCCGGGCCGCGGCGGGTGAAGAGTTCGTGATCACTGATGCGGGTCGACCTGTCGCCAGACTGATCCCGCTTATGCCGCACATATGGCGACCGTGGAGCGAGATCGCCGGGTTGTTTGCCGGCCCTGGCGAACCTCGCCGGCAGGTCGAGCGAGACGCCATCAGCGACTCCCTCTGCGACCCGTGGGATCGCACCACCGACAGATAG
- a CDS encoding TniQ family protein, with translation MNPVASTPSRRIRTLPVRLAPIPGEALDSWLEALAARSPAAWGDLLDTVGVGDPDGTGRSRHPVDTPSTDLESLSTATGVDTGVLASMLRGGLGLQAADDDAALRDFTLPGSRYCPACLADSGGRWMLWWRLRWAFACPTHRCLLADDCPHCQRPQRARAIPLEIVPAPGRCALPGGVGRGSPRCGADLSAARTPRLPKTHLALEAQRAILAVVATGCAGEGVYREAPVTAAQYLRDLTALGMRALRYGSAADLQAVGIGRTTRDPLRAAVESSTAHRLHSAVPSPPTAAQTAVAACAATPVLAADTVPAAGEHLRWLITSSRAQGLAVSPTNMIWAHGTSDTLTSVQLAALTPHLAHAFQVRLRCHSPHPRPAPQRVPPVHRSLPALFWYRWALPVADTAVGFEQLRLALSAAVALAAGHRQLEQACRSLDIVTTGKQASRVLQALAARPDWPETAVMLGEMADLLTEHPAPIDYERRRHLSTDTLLPEALWHTICRDVGFTPGSGLRIRFIRCWLYERIIGSPARLCSDAVSTAAFRAVVADIPRVLYPEMVTALDNVARQFLDDHGLRDEPLRWSPPAHAMPSWTGRPQANSALDIAALHTLVQPRDCRLSAVAERLRVPIELVREVLNDQPAPRPVQTAAQRRAAGAVTADTQRQLTREQFAELYLNQQLSLKKIGEMVGASRQTVGRLARAYGIPLRPSSVGRPPGAPK, from the coding sequence GTGAATCCCGTCGCATCTACGCCGTCGCGCCGGATCCGCACACTGCCGGTCCGCCTCGCTCCAATCCCGGGTGAAGCGCTCGATTCGTGGTTGGAGGCGCTCGCCGCGCGCAGCCCGGCGGCCTGGGGAGACCTCCTCGACACCGTCGGCGTTGGCGACCCCGACGGCACCGGACGGTCCCGGCATCCTGTCGACACGCCATCGACGGACTTGGAGTCACTATCGACGGCCACCGGGGTCGACACCGGGGTGCTGGCCTCCATGCTGCGCGGCGGCCTGGGTCTACAGGCTGCCGACGATGACGCGGCACTGCGGGATTTCACGCTGCCCGGATCGCGGTACTGCCCGGCTTGCCTGGCCGACAGCGGCGGCCGTTGGATGCTGTGGTGGCGCCTGAGGTGGGCCTTTGCCTGTCCCACGCACCGGTGTCTGCTCGCCGATGACTGCCCGCACTGTCAGCGACCACAGCGCGCCCGCGCGATTCCTCTGGAGATCGTGCCAGCGCCGGGGCGTTGCGCACTTCCCGGCGGCGTCGGTCGGGGTTCACCGCGCTGCGGCGCCGACCTGTCGGCCGCGAGAACCCCACGACTCCCGAAGACACATCTCGCGCTGGAGGCGCAGCGGGCAATCCTTGCCGTCGTAGCAACAGGGTGCGCCGGCGAGGGCGTCTACCGGGAGGCGCCGGTCACCGCGGCGCAGTATCTTCGCGACCTGACTGCTCTCGGGATGCGTGCCCTGCGCTACGGCTCAGCAGCCGACCTGCAGGCCGTCGGCATCGGCCGCACCACCCGGGACCCGCTGCGTGCGGCGGTCGAGTCGTCAACCGCCCATCGGCTGCACAGCGCCGTGCCCTCACCCCCCACGGCCGCGCAGACCGCCGTGGCCGCCTGCGCCGCGACCCCGGTACTTGCCGCCGACACGGTGCCCGCAGCCGGCGAGCACCTCCGATGGCTGATCACCTCATCGCGCGCGCAGGGCCTGGCCGTCTCGCCCACCAACATGATCTGGGCTCATGGCACCAGCGACACCCTCACCAGCGTGCAACTCGCTGCCCTTACTCCCCACCTCGCGCACGCCTTCCAAGTCCGCCTCCGCTGTCACAGCCCGCACCCGCGCCCAGCCCCGCAGCGCGTGCCGCCCGTGCACCGCTCGCTACCGGCGTTGTTCTGGTACCGCTGGGCCCTTCCCGTGGCAGACACAGCCGTCGGGTTCGAGCAGCTGCGCCTCGCCCTCAGCGCGGCTGTCGCGCTCGCCGCCGGCCACCGCCAGCTCGAGCAGGCTTGCCGCAGCCTGGACATCGTCACCACGGGTAAACAGGCCTCACGGGTGCTCCAGGCGTTAGCAGCGCGCCCGGACTGGCCAGAAACGGCCGTGATGCTCGGAGAGATGGCCGATCTGCTCACCGAACATCCCGCGCCGATCGACTACGAACGCCGCCGCCACCTTTCAACCGACACTCTGCTACCGGAAGCGTTGTGGCACACAATTTGCCGGGACGTCGGATTTACACCGGGCAGCGGCCTGCGGATCCGCTTCATCCGCTGCTGGCTCTACGAACGGATCATCGGCTCGCCCGCCAGGTTATGCAGCGACGCCGTCAGCACCGCCGCATTCCGCGCCGTCGTCGCCGATATCCCCCGGGTTCTCTATCCAGAGATGGTGACCGCACTCGACAACGTTGCGCGCCAATTCCTCGATGACCACGGCCTGCGCGATGAGCCACTGCGCTGGTCACCTCCCGCACACGCCATGCCTTCCTGGACCGGTCGCCCACAGGCCAACTCCGCACTCGATATCGCCGCGCTGCACACGCTCGTTCAGCCACGAGACTGCCGCCTCAGTGCCGTCGCGGAACGACTGCGGGTGCCCATCGAGTTGGTTCGGGAAGTGCTCAACGACCAACCGGCGCCGCGGCCCGTGCAGACTGCCGCGCAGCGCCGCGCCGCCGGAGCTGTCACCGCCGACACCCAAAGGCAATTGACCCGGGAGCAGTTCGCCGAGCTCTACCTCAATCAACAGCTTTCGCTGAAGAAGATTGGGGAGATGGTCGGAGCCTCACGCCAAACCGTGGGGCGGCTGGCCCGGGCCTACGGCATCCCGCTGCGGCCGTCGTCCGTGGGGCGCCCGCCCGGCGCACCGAAATGA
- a CDS encoding DDE-type integrase/transposase/recombinase — MTDPARCRIEIGTRCRYDGKNYTVSELLPTTYGTDVLLNSPGSIVRLSLVTLVEGIRAQIIPTTAGPSFNDELDPAPVILASLTAGQTREIRKRCDHIREMLSGYRSGSAELRQADEPRPQYASSEPLLRRYAAKAEELGYTVRHVRRMAKAYQQHGEAGLASARWQGSSKTDPRWVQTALQIMVEHTNESKPSRKAIILQTAKRLELWFGPGAVELPSQATAYRELEWLDKQHRTFGGTTKRNRDIAARSKKPHGKLRPTRPGEYLILDTTALDVFALDPKTLRWVRVELTVAMDWYTRCVVGRRMTPVSTKAVDAAAVLYQTMRPKPAHERWPAYAVWPEHGVPREVLIDPDQFDRTGKGASGPAINPETIITDHGKIYVSDHLNSVCQRLGISIQPARVRVGRDKGPLERFFGTVREKLLQYLPGYKGPDINSRGLDVEDHACLYIDQLEAIFDEWVASVYHHTKHDGLIDPGLPTKKRLITPSTMYSQGLARAGYIEVPRDPQLAYEFLQVEPHVIQHFGIKRATLKYGDCQHNILNKLATMPSPYRGRLANKWPIHVDPDDVSRCYIKHPDTREWHTLTWEHATRYPMPFSDEALRFTRKHVLRRDGLVEEETALDELLTRWNIRLGDSPADRRIALRMARHDADLSRQAESDAEVVAALTSVPKPQDHPTLAPPAPREVEFSDDDDPDDDVEEDFLDEDLEWS; from the coding sequence ATGACCGACCCCGCCCGGTGCCGTATCGAAATTGGGACCCGGTGCCGCTACGACGGCAAGAATTACACTGTGTCTGAGCTACTTCCGACCACGTACGGCACTGACGTTCTCCTCAATTCGCCCGGCTCAATAGTTCGACTATCACTGGTTACCCTTGTCGAAGGCATTCGGGCGCAGATCATTCCGACTACCGCGGGCCCGTCATTCAACGATGAACTTGATCCCGCGCCGGTTATTCTGGCCTCGTTGACGGCCGGACAGACGCGGGAGATCCGCAAACGCTGTGACCACATTCGGGAAATGCTCAGCGGGTACCGCTCCGGTAGCGCCGAACTCAGGCAAGCCGACGAACCGCGACCGCAGTACGCGAGCAGCGAGCCCCTGCTAAGAAGATACGCCGCGAAGGCCGAGGAGCTCGGATACACGGTTCGGCATGTTCGCCGGATGGCCAAGGCCTACCAGCAGCACGGCGAAGCGGGCCTGGCCTCGGCGCGGTGGCAGGGCTCCAGCAAGACCGATCCGCGTTGGGTGCAGACGGCGTTGCAAATCATGGTCGAGCACACCAACGAGTCCAAACCGTCCCGTAAAGCGATCATCTTGCAGACCGCCAAGCGGCTGGAGCTGTGGTTCGGCCCCGGTGCGGTCGAGTTGCCCTCCCAGGCCACGGCCTATCGGGAGCTGGAGTGGCTTGATAAGCAGCACCGCACCTTCGGCGGGACCACGAAACGCAACCGCGACATCGCAGCCCGGTCGAAAAAGCCCCACGGCAAGCTGCGGCCGACGCGGCCGGGGGAGTACCTGATTCTGGACACCACCGCCCTCGACGTGTTCGCCCTCGACCCGAAAACTCTGCGCTGGGTAAGGGTCGAGCTGACCGTGGCGATGGACTGGTACACCCGATGTGTGGTGGGACGCCGCATGACGCCGGTGTCGACGAAGGCTGTCGACGCCGCCGCGGTGCTCTACCAGACCATGCGTCCCAAGCCGGCACACGAGCGGTGGCCCGCTTATGCGGTGTGGCCGGAACACGGTGTGCCGCGGGAAGTCCTGATCGACCCGGATCAGTTCGACCGCACCGGCAAGGGCGCCTCTGGCCCGGCGATCAACCCCGAGACCATCATCACCGACCACGGCAAGATCTACGTATCCGATCACCTCAACAGCGTCTGCCAGCGGCTGGGTATATCCATTCAACCGGCGCGCGTGCGAGTGGGCCGAGACAAAGGACCCCTGGAACGATTCTTTGGCACCGTCCGCGAGAAGCTCCTGCAGTACCTGCCCGGCTACAAAGGGCCCGACATCAACTCCCGCGGTCTTGATGTGGAAGACCATGCCTGCCTGTACATCGACCAACTGGAAGCGATCTTCGACGAGTGGGTCGCCTCTGTCTACCACCACACTAAGCACGACGGGCTCATTGATCCCGGCTTGCCGACGAAGAAGAGGTTAATCACGCCCTCGACGATGTATTCCCAGGGCCTGGCCCGCGCCGGCTACATCGAGGTACCGCGTGACCCGCAGCTGGCCTACGAGTTCCTGCAGGTGGAACCCCATGTCATCCAGCACTTCGGCATCAAGCGTGCCACCTTGAAGTACGGGGATTGCCAGCACAACATTCTCAACAAGTTGGCCACCATGCCGAGCCCGTACCGGGGAAGGCTGGCCAACAAGTGGCCGATTCACGTCGACCCCGACGACGTGTCACGTTGCTACATCAAACATCCCGACACCCGGGAATGGCACACGCTGACCTGGGAGCACGCCACCCGGTATCCCATGCCGTTCAGCGATGAGGCGCTGCGCTTCACCCGCAAACATGTGCTGCGCCGTGACGGGCTCGTCGAGGAGGAGACCGCGCTTGATGAGTTGTTGACGCGGTGGAACATCCGCCTCGGCGACAGTCCCGCCGACCGCCGTATCGCACTGCGGATGGCACGCCACGACGCCGACCTGAGCAGGCAGGCAGAGTCCGATGCCGAGGTGGTGGCGGCATTGACGTCGGTGCCGAAACCGCAGGACCACCCAACCCTGGCACCACCGGCGCCGCGCGAGGTGGAATTCAGCGACGACGACGACCCCGATGACGATGTGGAAGAAGACTTTCTCGACGAGGATCTGGAGTGGTCATGA